In Gossypium hirsutum isolate 1008001.06 chromosome D01, Gossypium_hirsutum_v2.1, whole genome shotgun sequence, the genomic window GTGCATGTTAAGAGGACAAGGTATATAGATAAGTTCTCCGATAAATGATGTATCTTGGGCAAAAGAGTGCAAACAAAGGAAACTGGTCTTTGTATTGCTTATCGAGGAAGACCAACAAGAAACTACACATGAGGAcagaaaatttaaattattaatggcACATTGTTCTGTATAGCAGACTCTACTAATAAAGCTCAATTTGTTATTGTTATCATATGGCACATTAAAGACAATGTGTAGTATTCATGGAAAATAAGTAGAATTTTGGAGCACTATTTTAGCTGACTTGGTAGCTAACCGATCAAACCTATAATTATTTCATTGTTAGAATTAGAACCCTATGAACATCTTAGTTATTGAGACCAAACTTCAAGGGAAAATTGTTTATTTACCCCCACAAACTATAACATATGCTACAAACACATTCCATATGCAACAGTAGTAATCGGTTTAATGTAGCCACTTAGTCCTCTTAAGACCCTAAGGAAAcataaacacttttttttttccctctccAGCACACCCTCCAAAGCCCCAAACACCGAACACACACATAAATGGCAATGTCAACCACAATTTATGCACATTTTTCTAGCTTAGTTCAACTTTGATAATATCATATGAGAAGGCCAAACTATATTAAACTTTATGAATAGCTTTAGTGACTGACAAACTATATTAAACAATTAGGACTTAAATCATTGATTAGAACCAAATTGAAACTGAATATACAAACAGTTAATGATCAAACTCAAGCTCGGGAGATCAGAGTCAAGGTTATCTGAATAGTTTCATTTCCAATAAGAATATCTTTTGCTGCAGAAAAAGAAATAGCCAAGAGCATTAACCATTAAAACATGATAGTAAGATTACCGGATTGAAATAGCCAGTATCAGGCGTCCCATCCAAATTCAACGTGTGAGCTAACGCCATTGTGAATTTATCACCAACATGCATAGGATATATCTCTGTATTTACATCGAGGTGCATGAACATATCACAGTTCTGGCTCCGTGCTTCAATGCGGGTAACTGCATCAATGTATAAACAAATGTAAATTGAATGCAAATTAGGGGTGTAAATCAGACACTAATGCTCGCAAGCTACACAAGTTCgactcaaaaaaaattcaaactcgaTTCAGCAATTATCGAGTCAACCTCAAACTTGAGCAGCTTGAGCCATTGGTCAAGCTGAATTCGAGCTTAGTACTTGACTCGAATGGCTTATGAGCCTTATtgagcttttcatatttttacattattaaattatgttactACCCTTAATATATTATTAACCTTAAGCTTAATTATTGAATTGAACTTGAGTACAAAAATTTGTAAACTAGCATAATCAAGCTCAAGTAGCTTGATTATATCTCAAGCCGAACTCGAGCTTAAAAATAGATGTTTAATTGAGCTCAAGTTGAGTATCGAGCTCCGAATTCCAAGTCGAGTTCAAGCTTGCTGTAAAAATTAGGTGGAAAAAAACCCATTAAAACTGCTTTATATCTAccatttaagtaaatattaaacaaaatatGCACTTCTAACCCTACATAGTTTAGAGTATTACCTCAAAAAAGttaatcaaaataacaaaaaacaaCACCAATAATACTAATAATTGGGAACAAAATCCAGGGTTTCTCAATGAGCATGGAGTACTAGAAAATCATCCAAATCCATAACATATACATAAAATTGCAAAATATTACAGAACAATGAAATAAACACAGTGAAATAAGAATACCCAAAGTAAGTAATTAGAGAAAGAATcgcaaaaataacttaaaaaaagaaGAGGAGATTAAAGATTTGACCTTTATCAAACTTTTTACCATCTGGGTCAAGCTTATCAACAACAAAAATATCCTCAAAAAGTATTAAGTTTGACATCGTCTGCAAAATTTTAAACACTCGAAACAGAGAAAAACTATCTGAACAAGAGTCAACAGATACAAAAGAGAGTGGCTTTGTAGCTTTTATATAAAAGAAGGGAACCCCAAAACCTAGGGTAAATTCAGGCTCGGTCTGAAAGCAAAttagaatctttttttttttaggtaatttgattattatttgaataatatttaagggtaaattacgcCATTAGTTATTAAACTATGagtaaattttagttttagtcatttaactaaaaaagttacaattaggtcattgaaatatttaaaaattttatttaagtaactgagctattcaaaaaatttatttgaatcactgggttattaagttttttttaagttcCATGAGTGAGCTCCAAGCGACGATCTGACAATTGATATGATGGATTAGTATCTATCGATGAATAGAAAAATATATCTTAGATCAAAATTGATATGACGTTCAGTGTCGGAGATTAAAGAAAAAAGTAGTTTCAATTTTGGTGAAAGAAGTTTGATGGTAAATCGCAGACTGTGAATCAATATGAGTTGAAAGAGAATGAGAAAGAGAAAGATGATAAGAGAAAGAGATAGAGATCCTTGTGTATTAGTAGCATCTGGagaagaaattgaatgaattttcacCATTGAAATTAGCAAGTGCTGTTCGAAAAAGAActaatattagtttaaacataTCAAAGATTCTTTTAGCCACACATGGAGCAAGGATTAGTTCCTAAAAAGATGTTCAcaaatgaaattaatttgttttagggtctgtttgattgccagtaaaatatttttcgaaaaatgatttcgggaaaatgttttacttttctgtaaaatgatttactggaaaatattttctgatgtttgattgaatctgtttgattgaatctgtgtaaaatattttctgctgtttggcagatttcttagaaatatttttcgaaaaaattgtttttacatatattgatatatattaataaatttttatattttaaattatttttacatatattgcaataatttatttataataatactcaattattaagccacaatattaatcgttataaattaaaaaaattaatatcaaataaattatttgtaattgtgttaaaaaataagtattgaataattaaaaaaacaagttactggaaaattgataaatagaagcaattttctatcggaaatgaaggaaggaatgaaggaggcgatagagaagagagcacggaaaatgtcttacggaaattgaaagggtaagacattttccctaaaatgtaactcattttcctttgttttggagtttattttccaaatggaaaatgttttccgccaatcaaacacTGAAAAATTAGAAATGATTTTCCGAAAAATTAATTCCTTCAATTAAACAGACCCTTATTTTAAATTTGTagatataacatatataatattattattaatttcaaattatatatttaattttaacgaAAGTACGAATACAacatggaaaaaaaatgaaataagatcAAAGTGGCTTGTAagggaaataaataaaataaaagcggTAGCCTATCTTTACCAGATAAATTGAGTCCTCTGCCGCAAAATACCATCTCAACTACGACCCCCTAGGGTTTATCTAGGGTTTCCTATTTTCTACCGTTCCTCTCTTTGTATTCCACCAATGGCGAAGCCGACGAGAGGCCGCCGTTCTCCTTCTGTCTCCGGCTCCGGTTCCTCTTCCCGTTCTCGTTCACGGTCTAGGTCTCGCTCCCGCTCTTATTCCGGTTCAGACTCCAAGTCCAGTTCTCGCTCTCGCTCAGTGTCCCGCTCCAGATCTGCTTCCCCGTCTAGCTCTCGTTCTCGCTCCAGATCTTTATCCTCTTCTCCTTCTCGTAGCGGTAGCTCTCGAAGTCGCAGTCCTCCTCAGCGTCGAAGGTTACTTTCTTTTTCGCTCGTTAGATTAAAGATGCTTTTTGTATTCTCCTTAAGGATTGATAACTTTGAAGATTTGAAAATTTCGATGAAAGAAATGAGggaatttaattctattttgatTAGATGTTCTCTGGTTGCTGCTTTTGCTatgtaaaagaaataataaatctGGATATTGTAGGAAATGATTTTACTTTTTACATGGAACAATTATGTTAGGATTAGTGTTCTAATCGATTTTCTTGTTTCTTTGCAAATGCTTAGGGAGCAAAAGCAAGTGGTAAAAAAAGTAGTGAAGTAACAACCAGAGGGAGCGGTATTTGGAATATTAGGGATATCATTTTCCCTTCCTCTGTAGATGGTACTGAAAGTTAGTAAATTATATTCTTGCTAATAGAAAAAAACCAACAATCTACCTACAGCATTCTTTATGGTTGCTAATGGCCAAAATGAATTATCTACGTCATGATAAGAACTTGGAAACTTGGCTCATGGTGTTCTAGTTCACCTACTCGCTTTATGCAGTAATTTAACTTTATTGAGTTATGGTTGCTTGGAGTAGTTGGAAGGGTGAATTCTGACATATCTTTGTTTGCTGATTGGGTTGGAATCCAATATATGTATACAAGAGTCAATGAAAGTTATGAATTATGAGTCCTGATGGAGGAGTGCAGTCCATTTAATTAACTTGGATTGCGGGACTCAATTCAACTGTCTTATGGGAATGCCATCCTATTTATTGACATTGCTACATTGGTGTCTCAAGTTTAGATACTATTAGCTGCCCTCCTACTTTTTATTTCCCTCTTGCATGCAGTtgatatccttttgaaattttaatttgtgtatctgagtttcttttcttttgttgacAGTGCGACTGATGCATCTAGGCGAGGTCGTTCCCTCCTCCGCAATCTAAAAAATCATCTCCTGCTCCGAGGTAAAGACATTTTAGTTAAGATTTACCGTATTGTCAGTTTAGATTTCTGCAGAGGCATTATGTTTTTCTATGTATCGTATATGAGCTATGTTAGTTCAGATTACCAGTATTGTCAATCTAAAGTTCTGCGGAGTCTTATGTGTTCTGTATGGATTGCATGTTTCAATATTATACCAATCAGGAATGAATTTTAAAGGTAATGCATGATTTAGAAAACGAAATAGTTGTTgaacaagaagaaaaaagaaacttGGTTTAATTTGTTTGAAGTTAGTGGATCTGGGCTTCTAGTGATAGAGAAAACCAATAAATCTTTTAAAAAGCAGTTTTTTAGTTTAATTCTTTTTCTCACAGGATAACTGTCTTTATTGTTGTTTCTTAATTCTTATGAAACAAAGGATGTTTTTTCCTTCCTATAGTTCTGAGTATGGGGAATTTTTTTATTACTTCCTGTTTTCTTCATGAGAAAATGAGAAACTTTGACTTGGTTGCTTGTATTATATGAAATTTGTGTAAACATGCATTATGCTTGATAATACGGGAGGAGTTTAACTGTATGCTAATGTTTccatattatgaaaataaaagatTGAAGTTTGTGCGCTAGTACTTATTTGTTCTTGACATTGATTTCAGGAAGACTTCTCCCATCCGTGAGTCTCTGGTTCTTTACGTCGACTCACTGAGCAGGAATGTTAATGAAGGTCATCTAAGAGAAATATTCGGTATGTGCTTTACCTTTTAACCTTTTGAGAAGCATAGATGCTTGACTGAGAATAATTATTTCTTGTATTGGATGATTTTTTGTTTCTTAGTTTTTTAAACATTAGATGCTTCACTAGTTCAATGCTGAACATAATTGTCCTCATCTTTCCACTCTGTAGGTAATTTCGGTGAAGTTGTAAATGTGGATCTTGCAATGGACCGTGCTGTAAGTTCATACAAGTTATATCTTGGtgtttatcatcatcatcatcatcatcgtcatcatTATATTATTACTAAGACATTTTTTGTGTTAACAGCTTAATCTTCCAAGAGGATTTGGATATGTTGAATTCAAGACAAGAGCAGATGCTGAAAAAGCTCTACTTTACATGGATGGTGTAGGTTTTGCTAAGATGTGAAAGTAAAACTATTAGTAGTATTTAGATTAGCATTTGTGAGAATGATGTTAACTGTTGGTTCAATGCAGGCCCAGATTGATGGCAATGTAGTAAGAGCGAAATTCACACTTCCTCCACGACCAAAAGCTTCTCCGCCACCAAAGCCAATTCCTTCTGCTACTACTAAAAGAGATGCTCCCAAATCTGATAATGTCAATGCTGATACCGAGAAGGATGGGCCAAAACGACCACGGGAACGTAtgtttaatttagtaaaattttatgtttttttaatttgtatgtttAGTTGTTTACAATTCAACTTGTTATCTGATGGATACAGCTTCTCCTCAACGGAAGCCCCCACCTTCACCACGAAGGAGATCTCCTGTGGGCCGAAGAGGTGGATCTCCTAGACGACCACCAGAGTCTCCTCGTCGGCGACCTGATTCTCCGGTTCGTCGTCGTGGTGAAACACCTCCTAGGCGCCGACCTGCCTCTCCTGCTAGAGGTCGTTCTCCATTGTCTCCTCCGAGGCGACTTCGATCTCCAGCAAGGTCTGTTAGTCCTAATAGGTAATAGCTTGTGTAAATGAACTGGTTTTGAAAGATTTTGACCCATTTAATCTTCTCAGGACCTCTCCGCGTAGGATCGTGGCAGTCCAATCCGAAGGCGTTCTCCACCCCCAAGGCGCCGGTACGCATGTGTTTTATCTATTTCCATAATGCTTAATTTTATTGCCCTAAGGTATTAGTGAGTCGACACAACttgtgaataaatgaataaattcacaACATCTTACTGAACCAGAGAAATCAAGAGGCTATAATTGCTAGGCAAACCCAGTTTGGCTGTTTTAACAAAACTTTGGCGTTGATCATTGCCAGTAAAGTGAGAATAGTCAAGACAAAGTAGTCAACTATAATTGCTTACTATTAGTTTATACAGTTCACCTCCCAGACGACCTCGTAGCCCTCCAAGAAGGTCCCCTTCAATCGTAGACGTAGCCTTCTCCAATTCGTAGGCGAGCCGTCTCCAATTCGCAGACCTCTTCGTTCTCGTTCAAGGTCAATCTCACCACCAAGGTAGGGCATTGCTCTAAACaatccttctttctttttcatcacAACACTATTTATCCTGCAATATGccaattttttttcaagaataGTGATAAAATGGAatacattattatatttaattatatgggctggaattaatttgattaactgcattgaatgagttaatttgagcTTGTGCTGGTCCTCTTATCAATTGTCTACTGTTGTTTGTAATCATGTGTTCACCTCATATCTTACTTCGGTATTTTATCTTCAAAACAGAGGCAGAGGACCTGCGGCACGCGTGGGAGGTCATCATCCTATTCCCGATCACCCAGTCCCCGAAAGGTTTTGCATTTTCTTTACTTTTGGTTTTGAGGGGAGTAACATATTTACTAGTTATTTAACATctgactttttctttttcaattattaCAGGCAGGACGAAGGGTTCAAGGAGTCGCAGTCCTAGGAGGTAATTTCAACCTTTTTCCCCCCAatcttttgaaattattatttcatCGCAAGAtggtttcttttttcttcatttatttgttaTTAGTTCGTTAATGATAGATGGATGCTGTGTGTTCACGGAGACTAAGCTGCTCTTGCACGAGAACTATCTTCTCTTGTGCACGTGCTTATTCTCTAAAACTTTGCCTATGGCCCAAGTTGCTCTTGTTGTGGTTTCCAATTTATAATATGAAGGGATGCTTTTTTTCATGTGGCAGGCCATTGAGAGGAAGAAGAAGCAGCAGCAGTAGTTCGCCTCCTCGGAGGCCGTAGATTCCCTCAGCTGATTCTCTATTTGTTGGTGAATGATGTAATAGGGGAGTCATTATCGAGTTGCTTCAGAATAATACTTACACATTGCATCTGTGATAATACTTTAACTGCCTTTTAACAAAGTCTTGATGATGAGTTTGTGATATTGATAGTGAGTACATTATGTATGAAAAGTTTGTTTCCGTAAACCTTAGTTACTCATAAATCTCTTTAACACTTGGCctttatttttagggttaatatatattatgCCCTTGAATTTTTTATCTGGTTCTCGATTTGTAATTCGTCAATCAGGTTGGCATTTTCGTTCACATTTTCATTCCAGTGACGAAAtatagtttaggtaccaattaGGTCATTAGATACAATGGAATAAGTTTGGaggtaaaatatatattaactcttatttttattttcaccatGAATTTAGTCCTCTTCCAAAAATTAAGGAAATTTGAGCAGTTAGTTTATTTGGGCTTAGGGTTAAACATTATTGTTAAATTGCTGATCTATAATTAAATGTTTGTAGTTATTAAGTATGAGAAATAGTAAGATATTAATTGTTTGTAGTTTCGTAAAGTAGGAGTATAGCTAGGTTTTTGACAAAATTAAAGTTGAGGATTAGCACTAATTTTATAGAGGAAAATGATAGAGAAGGATTGAATGAGCTGTAATagatttttattatctttttgtCCTTTGTTAGAAGGGTAAAAGGGTAACCGTAGAAATAATTCTTTTTGTCCTTTGTTAAAAGGGAAGAAAGGGCTAACCATGGTTTGAATCTTGACCTTGGTGTCTATTGATATTTAACCTTACTTGAATCTTTTCTTAGGTATCAACTAGGTGAAGCTAAAATTTGGTGGGAGCGATAAGTGAATGTTTTAACGATaataagtataattttattatgttaatagtttatatctttatatttttaaagattaaatcaaatttttattattttgaggggttaaatttatatttattatttttaaggagTTTACATAGAAAATTTATATTTCGGAGTCTCCTTGCCCACCCCTTGGATTTGTCATTGGTGTtatcataaatttataattaattactttttactgttaaaaacacTTAGTGTTTAATATTACaggtaaattatttttaaaaagataaaatagttatttttaaataaaatgtttacattaaaaaaataaattatttcatcaatttaaatttaaaaaaatataagaaataattttataattattataatattttaatatatgaaatatgaattttttatgtttataagtaattaataccaaaattattttttaaattttaatttgaataaaaataattatattttaaatttaagatcACATATAAATCATaattgttataaatttaaatatacaaaattactatataaatattacaaattttgatGATAAACATGATTTTGATCATGAAAATGattttccaatttttatttttttttataaattataggtTTTGCATTGAGGTTAAAGGAGTATTTCAAGATATGTTTTTGCCGTAAAAAATGATGTATTTGACATATTTATTAGGttgaaaagtatttttaaaaacaataaattcGAGACGAAATTTAGGATTGAACTAACATTAATATATCAAAGCTCAAACAATAACGAGGCTAGCTCTAAGCAGGCCCCATAGCATTAAAACTcattttatgaataaatataacaaaaaaaaaagtgcttTATTTTTTCCTTGTTTAACCGAGGGAAATTCCATCTGCCTTTCCCACTCTATTTGCTCACAGTCACAGTTTCAGCTGTAAGAACAAGAAGGAAGGCGCTTCGCTCAACCAAAGGCAAGTTCTTTTTCTCCTTCATAAGTCAATTTCTTcagttttgtttatttattaaggtttttggttttttggtttttggtttttggtattagtgtttttgtttattttattttgtgaattgagaatttctttttttaaaaatcaaaattaaaagcaacttcactttttttttttggctgtGTTCTTAGAAAGAATGGAAATTTTGATGGTTTGTAAATTCATTGTATATTATTCTCCATTAGTAATAGAACTAGTGTGTAAACACTTTGATCATGATGAAGAactcttaatttttatatttttttctttctacacaaaaagtaaataaattatttttatttgactaGAAGTCCCAATGAAAAGTTATTCAAATTATAagcaaataatttaatatgaaaaaatttcaaaattatgactcaaaaaattattcaaaaagttAAGTGacctaaattatatttttctttagaaaaaaaaatcaaaataaaaatttccatttttcaaCCATACAATGGTGGCAATATCTAGTTTCATTTTAATAGTTGAATGAAGAAATTTAACGTGTCCTAGACAAGAATATGATTTATATTAAACATATCATGTTGATGTTGTGTTTATTGAActgttttatatatttaagaaTACGGCGCTTATCCATATTTTCATGTTATATCTAAAATTAACAAGGCTGAATTGAAGTGAAAAAAAATTCCCGTCTACATTTGGCGTTTCATGTTATTATTCTTTCAG contains:
- the LOC121213756 gene encoding DNA-directed RNA polymerases II, IV and V subunit 8B is translated as MSNLILFEDIFVVDKLDPDGKKFDKVTRIEARSQNCDMFMHLDVNTEIYPMHVGDKFTMALAHTLNLDGTPDTGYFNPGRKSLADKYEYVMHGKLYKISDDSSGKGLKAEIYVSYGGLLMLLRGEASHVSHFELDQRLFLLIRKL
- the LOC107941314 gene encoding serine/arginine-rich splicing factor SR45 gives rise to the protein MAKPTRGRRSPSVSGSGSSSRSRSRSRSRSRSYSGSDSKSSSRSRSVSRSRSASPSSSRSRSRSLSSSPSRSGSSRSRSPPQRRRISVLIDFLVSLQMLREQKQVARSFPPPQSKKSSPAPRKTSPIRESLVLYVDSLSRNVNEGHLREIFGNFGEVVNVDLAMDRALNLPRGFGYVEFKTRADAEKALLYMDGAQIDGNVVRAKFTLPPRPKASPPPKPIPSATTKRDAPKSDNVNADTEKDGPKRPREPSPQRKPPPSPRRRSPVGRRGGSPRRPPESPRRRPDSPVRRRGETPPRRRPASPARGRSPLSPPRRLRSPARTSPRRIVAVQSEGVLHPQGAVHLPDDLVALQEGPLQS